In the Pelmatolapia mariae isolate MD_Pm_ZW linkage group LG10_11, Pm_UMD_F_2, whole genome shotgun sequence genome, AGTTTTAAATTTTTTCTATATGTAATTGCACATCAAGTACacgttcaactgcttgttaatgtaAATATCTAACCAGCCAATTACCTCACAGCACAtaatgtagacatggtcaagatgacttgctgaagttcaaactgagcaatggaatggggaaaaaatgtcattttgaatgtggcatggttgttggtgttaGACGAACAGGTCGgattatggtaaatggtaaatggcctgtatttgtatagcgctttacttagtccctaaggaccccaaagcactttacactacattcagtcatccacccattcacacacacattcacacactggtgatggcaagctacattgtagccacagccgccctggggggcactgacagaggtgaggctgctggacactggcaccaccgggccctctgaccaccaccagtaggcaacgggtgaaatgtcttgcccaaggacacaacgaccaagactgtcggagccggggctcaaaccggcaaccttccgattacaagactaactgccaactcttgagccacgatcaccccattatttcagaaacagctaatgtactgggattttcccattCAAACATCTcttgggtttacagagaatggtctgaaaaagatcaaatatccagtgagtggcagttctctggACATAAATGCCTTGTTACAACCAAGCTATGCAGAAGAGAATGCACAACACCTCAAAACTTGAAGCAGGTGGGCTATAGCACATCTGGGTGCTACTTTTGTcaactaaaaacagaaaactgaggctacaattcatcAGAACTGGACATGAacgtttccaggtctgatgactCTCAATTTCTGCTTATTCAGATGATAGTAGCAGAATTTGatttaaacaacataaaagcagCAACCCTTCGTGCCTTTTATCAGTGGCTCAGGCTGCTATTAGTGGGGTAATGGTGTGGGAGGACTTCACCTAACATACTTTAAGCCCCTTAATACCAGTACCACTATAACACTATATCCGTCCCTTTATAACCACAGTGGGCCCATCATCTGATTATtgtttccagcaggataacgcaGAATGTCActaagctcaaatcatctcaaaccgGCTTCTTGAACATAACGATGAGCTCACTGTACTCCACATAGACCTCCACAGAAACCAGATCTCAAATCCCACAGGCCACCTTTGGGATGTGACAGAacgggagattcacatcatggatgttcAGCCAACAAATCAGCAGCAACTGTGTGTCAACTGCATGCCAATTtctccagcaccttgttgaatctctGTCATGAAGGATTAAGGCAGTATTGGCTGCATTGTGTTTTAATAGCCATTTACCCATTAAACATTACCCATTAAAAATGCCTCATGTTTCTGAAAACAGGCTTACGCTACCTTGTGATGGGAGGTTTGTGACACCGAGCATTGTTTATTGATTAAGTCCTCACCAGTGTTTTACAACCTATTTTTAAACCTGCAAACTGGGAAAGTCTAGCTTCTGTCAAACATTATTCTTCTGCTAATTATTCATCTTGTGGCTGTAAAAATTTCTTACTGTAGATTTTTGAGACTGATAATAAAGGTGTGAACTATAATGTGTTGCAGCATATGAGAGCTCTGTTGGATTTAAAGATTTATCGGATCTTCGCAAGCCAAAATTATTTGTGAAGGTTGGAgcattatatttcttttttgtgaaaCGAGTCCAAAGTGACGATTACTGAACTGGTCTTTAGCAGCCATCTCCATCGTCTTCAGCTGTCtgttcaataaaacacaaagagctCCTGCTGTACAGTTATTGCTTTCTGCATGGGGTCTTTCTCAGAAACCTGTGTAGCCTCAGCATAATGTACTTTTCTTAGAGAAAGCTCCCATCCGCTCACATTTTGGGTTCATGCATTACATGGATGGATAGCCTACATTGCTGTGCCAagaaagttaaatttaaatcgAGGAGGAGTCCAGGAGGAGTTACAGTTGACAGATCGGGTAGCAACCACCACATCTCTTTGTGAGCAAAAACAATCAAGTATTTGCATGTTTATATTAAATTATGTGTGCACACTAGGTTGGGCTTGGTCTATAATACCCATATGTCATAATTAGCAAGAAGAGatcaaagtaaataaaataatgtgcaaaagtcttgagcttcctctcatttctttatatttggcTTCCAAGGAACCAGACTTGGCCAGACATGTCAAAGAAATGTATTTAGTTTGTTAAGCTATTTAAGACTGACCTATGAGTCTTTCAAGCATTATAAACTGAAGGAGTAAATGAGTGTTGTCTTCCTATAACTGACAACTTAGCAAAGCACTTTAAATTGTATCTCAAGGTACATTGTTAATAGCAGCCTGTAGCAAAAATGCATAATTTGATCCCATTTTGTTAACAGTATCaacaaaaaaaggataaaaggaaagagtaaaaaaaaaaggataacacTATTTGATGGACACATTAGCCAAAAACCTGGCATATCTCAGTATGGTCTGCAGTGTCCTTTAAAAACATTGATGGAACTGGACATGTGGAGGATAAAAGTGACAGGCCTAAAGACTATCAACAGCGGATGACAAATATCTCAAAGTCATGTCtttaagaaaaaggaaagaaaaaaaaaaacgagccTGACACAGGGCCTGAGAGCTGTATCTGGCTTCAGTTCATCCGCCTACTTTGCACTGAAGCCTCATTAGAAATGGTTTCAGTGGAAGGGTGggtgtcaagaagccattcttaaggaagggaaatagGGAGAAATGGCTGATGTATGCCggattacacaagaactggactgaaactCATTAGCAACAAGTTTCATTAATCCAAATTGTAGATGTTTGATTGAATGCAGAAAAgtgccatcagattttgatccaccatgcaatccCGTTTAGAAAGGAACTGATTGGCAACACCTTTATTTTTTAGCCTGATAATGATCCCAAAGACACTGCCAGTGAAGTAAAAACATACCTgtatacaaaaaacacacaattaaaCACAATCAGTCAAGGATTGGTCTCCCCAGAGTCCAGACtttaacattactgaagcaatgtgggatcatcttgagagagaaaagagcaaaaggcaaagaaaatctttgaatgtccttcaagaatcctggagaaatattcctgaagactacttaaagaactTAAAAGAAAGCTGACTAAGAGCGTTCAGGCAATTTtaatagcaaaatataaagaaatgacagaTGACTTTTGCATAGTACTATATACTATATGTTATTAAGCCATTCAAGAAAAACATCAGTGAGTCACACTGGCTGTAGCCTTGAATTCTGACAGAAAAGCTCCGACAAAGGCACTCCTGCTGTTTTCTTCTGCAAACGCTGGGAAATCTGCAGCTGCAGGAATGGAGTTTGAACCAAACATAAATTATCTACACATTTACTTTCTGAATGACTGACAGTACAGTGTGAAAATCCCTTTGGgctgaaataaaaaacatttaagatGTAAATCAAGTTTCTAAGCATTTTTTGATTAATTCTAGGTGGGAAACTCTCAGAAAGTAACACCAAGACTGgtgcaatttttatttttatctaagTCAAGTGAAGCGACTTCCAGACAGACTTTGGAAGTGGTGGGTGGTTTTTGAGACGGCTGACATTTGATTTTGCCACTAGAGAAACATAAAAGTGCTATGACggaaataagaacaataattaaatatgtgattaaattgtgttaaaaatgaCTAAGGAGAAAGAAGATGGAAAATACATGCATATTATCTCTGAAGTCAGGAGCATATACGAGAAAGGGTTCCACTTCCAGGAGCGGTTGGTAATGTTTACATGCAGCCTTGGATGCTTTACTCCTGTCGTACTCGTTTCATAACACATCGAGATTCATGATGCCTGGCagcattttttccacttttcattCATCAAAATGTTCACACAGGAGTTACATGTTGATATTCACAAAAAGTATTATCCACTACCAGCATCTTTATTTACTCTAAAAGTTTCTTCCAGAGTATTTGATGCTCCAGcttcttttgttttgcattttccaTCAAATCTATACACCTCATCAAAATACCATATTTTCATTGGTTTCAGTTCATTTTCAGGTGCTCAGTCTGGTATCTTATCAATAACTTTTTTTGTGTATGAATGAGATACCAGTTCCCGCCTGAATTCAggtgaaactgaaaaacaagaCTGCCTGCGTCGAGGTGATAACAGTCTGGTGTGTTGAAGAAAAGTATATTCTACTTGTCATGAAAGTTTCTCCCCTGGGATTTGGCTCATTTATCCCTCACCCACCTGCGGTCCCAGGTGTTTCAAACCTCTGGAGATGATTTGCAGTGAGCGCCCGCTGTCAGCATGATTCACAGGAGCTAACTGACTCAGAGtcttgacaaaaaaaaggaatcaAAATCTCACACAAAAGAttctttcagttttgcttcttaTTTATTCCATTATTTATTCAATTTAGCCTCGCATGCAGATATCTTATATGAGATGAAATTCAATGACACAAAATACACCATGTCAGAGATTGTCCCGTGTGAGACGTGAAGCCTGATGTGCCAGAAGGGTTTGTTAGTCTTTTTTCTCTCAGGTCAAAAATAATTGGATTCTGTCAGTCAGTCTGGAGGTTTTCCAGACTAACTTGGGTTTTGTAGTTGAAGAGAGAGGTCACAGAAAACAGTGTCTTGTATTGGGTCGATGTGGTGCTTGGCACTGAGGGTTGTGTTTAATCTTTAGGAGAAGGACCTACTTTTCATTCCTATCTCAAGCTCACAGCAGACCTAGCCACTTCTTCCTGTGTGACCTTTTAGATTGGAGACCTTATCTTGGGACAGGTACTTTAAAGGCACTTGGTAAAGTAGGAGGGATATATTATGCACTTTTTAGATGTCCAGGTTAGACTGCTGCTTTGCCTGCGTGTATCCCAGGCTGATAGGCTACTGCACACATGCTGCTCAATGTACACAATTATAAATAGTTTTAATTTGTCTTCTATTACAAGATAAagaatttattgtttcttttagtaatcATACAAAGCAGTTATGTTAAGTATATTTCGCACTGTACATATGAACTGTTTTAAAATGGCCTTaccttggtttttctttttccccttttggTGTTAGACAGTGGAAATGCTGCAGGAAGTTCTGTGGTTTCCTGACTGCAACGTGGTGGACCTGAACCGTAGTGGTTTGTTTATTCTAAGCTCCTCACACTAAGTAGCATGACTGTTTAATTTAGTTTAGGCTGCTCACTGTTGTCTGGcaagagctgtgtgtgtgttgtaagcttagattatttattatttttattagtaAATCTGGCTCTGCCTAAACCTAAAACTTGTTTGTGTCAAGATAAAGTCAAGTAGACATCATTTGTGTACTGGACCCACAAACATAGTGTGTTGGgtgagaacaaaacacaaatgcaaagaTCAAATAAAGTCATTAGTCATAACATCCATCTGTAATtaatggaaggaaaaagtgtgctGTGCGACGTTGTGTACAGCACAATGTATACCTTCATACAGCCGTAAATGCCGCACTCTAAAAgctctttaatctttttttctttttcctaatTAAATGAAACCCCGAGCTGGTAGCTGTTTGTGGACTGAGGGGAATAATGAGAGTGTGACACATCAAAGGGTCTAACTGACAGTAAAGGccatagaaaaaaaatcagggagATAACTGATCGCTTTGTTACAGGGGCAAACGTGCAGGCGGTATGTCGAGAGCTATATGTTTAAGCACAGCCTGCCTTTCCCACAAAAACCTCATCTTTCCTCGCATGAGGGTAGGATTATGAAAATGCACAGTGAGTTACATTTTGCAAAATAATAATAGCATCATCAAACTGATGATGACAGATGATAAAACAGCACAACACTACTGACCAAGCAACAGTGTTGACAAGGAGTAAATGAGACCATAAAGAAATGCCTACTCTACTCAGGTTTGTccaaaaatatgacaaaaattgtttttgtttttggccccAGACCTGGGACTGAGTCTGAAGGAACAGGCCAACAGTGACATGTTTCTGGAGTGCTGTGCTGACCTGATGATCAGTGAcggctttctttcttttgcctCCATCTGTTTCAGTCATCTTTGCATCGTCagctttcttcctcctcctctttttctttccaaaaCCACTTAAGCGTCAGTCAATGAGCCTTATTAATGTTAGTCAAGGACAGTGATGCCAacgtcttttttctttcttctctctcttttttattgtgaccttctttttttatttttgtttttttattcctccACACTGTGACTCAGCGGTTTCTGTTGCTGGAAATGATCACTTCCAcagtcattgttttctttcatgcttcAATTTCACCTTCTGTGCAATGGAGGCCTTTTAGAGGTAAAAGCTTTTAAAGTAAGCACACACCACAGAGTCAAAGAATATCTGTTTGAATCAAACTATTTCAAAGAAAAACTTGACTTTCAATTGTAGTCTGATTTTAACAAATaaagattttattgtttttttaccGGTCGGTTTCCTTAGATTCAGAATGAACATTTGTGTTAACCAGGTTTTTAATCCAGCCGTTCCTAAATATGCATAAataagcaaaaacatgtttctcattttcattcctACTGCTTATGTCTGCAGTTTTAGAACCAGGACAACTAGAAACAATGCTTAGTTTCACCAGAGGGGAAAACTATATAATTTGTTATCTCTTCACTTCGCTCTCATTCCTTTTCTCTCGCTGACACTTTCTATTAAATGCAAATGGTGCACATTTAGGCTTTTTCATTCCCTTCTTTTTTAAACCTGCTTCACTTGCTGATTTCAGCCACCCCATcccttttattatatttaaatttttgGTCCATTTCCCAGAGAATGAAAAGTTTATGATTACGTCTTGTGATAAATGTTGGGTTGTGATTCAGCAAAACTGCTTGAATAACAAATAAAaggaggaagtgtgtgtgtgtgtgtgaagcacaTATATGTCCAAAGTCTGCTATTAAACTACTACAGCTTAATCGGGCTTTGACCTCAATGTCtcttcatttaaaataatgacAGCATGGAGTTTTGCTGTGTGGCATTCTGTGATCTGAGCCTCCATCTATGAAGCAGTCCCCTGCTTTATATGGAAACCTATTTCTGccactgaaaaaacaaagaaacaatgctaTTCATAAATCAAAATTCTGGACTATTATATTAAATTTTCACCTTACTGCTAAGTTTAAGTTAGGAAGTCTACATTTTGACCTCTGGTTGGCTAAAATGTTTTCCATGGTGGAAACAAGCTTGTGTAGCTTTAATAATACTCACCTCTGGAAAGGTCATAGAACGTCTTGTAACCTCTTAGACACCATTAAGAGACTCAGTATGGTAATGTATCTTACCTTATATTGATGGTGGCTTATAGCatattcttattttttgtgAAAGTGTAGTATATGTTTTGAATCATGTTTTGTATCCAGCCTCTATTTCATTTGAGATATTTAATGTTGTAGCAGACCAAGGGGAGGAGCCACTGACCCAAAGACTGGTGGGACTGTTCATGCTGGCATTCATGTGTTAACTTACAAGGTTATAACAGCTATGCCAGTTATGTTGTGttgagttgttgttgttattgttaattTATAACCTCATTGCAGCTGTTTGTTCTGTATCGAGTGTGGCTAGCATGGCCACCATGACTGAGACTGCTGCTTGGAGTGTGATGCTAATAAAGCTGCATTCCTGTAGTTGAGCAGTGTATGGAACACAGGAAAAATTAGAGatctctgtctcctcctttcACTTAAGCTCATtgtatatttaataaaatgtcGCCAACACATTTGGAGCCAGACTCTGCACTGTGATATGAACTCGCCAAACTAAACAGGCACATCTGCACAGTAGCTTCACATAATTCagaatacaacaacaacaaaaaaaaaaactaacactgATGCTGAAGGCAGACAGCCTTATTTGAGGTGAACCACTGAGTAGTCCATGTTTTTGCCAAATGTAAAAGTATTTGGTATCCTTTTGCCAAGGCAACAATTTCTGTTTTATAGAAGAACCTTTTCTTTGTTACTTTGATGTTTGAATCCACACACCGACAAATATAGAAAGCCATAGACAGGGAAAAGGCTGTGGCCTTTTTTAAGTTGCTGAAGAAAAAAGAGGCATGAAATTATAGCAGAGTACTCTCAGAGCAATAGTGCTGCAGAAGCAGTCGGTTTCATAGCAGAAGGCTCAGCTCCATCTCACATGATCAAAGGTCTTCTTTGTTGACCAAATGTCATATAGGCTAGAAAAGTTAGAAAGCGCTATATGatctatttatttttgaatATAGTAAAGCATGTCAACAAACTAAATACTGCATGTCTGGCCTTTGATGTGATTCTCAGAGGGGCCTTTGGAGGAAATGAATTGGGACCCCTGCTGTATACTCTCAGTCTTGATCACTTAATGTTGAAGTATCTCACTGGGAATCAACATCATCGGTCTTACTAACGACTCTGATGTTGTGGTATCCAAAGATAACAtgcacaaactgttttttttttcatcaggtTTTAATTAATTACACTCAGGCAaacaatcattccaataactGAAACAGACTtcagttttttaatgtttcacaaaacaagacaaatgcCCACAGGGAGAAACAGTTGTGATCTGAAAAAGCTCCATGCTTTTTATCGatgtaaaaataaactgttattTCACAACAGCAATGCACAAGACATGCAGGTATGTCTCTTAAGAGACTCACAATGTGTTTGAACAAAGAGTTTGTGCAAAAAACAACCATCTAAATGACGCGGCCCTCCTCATGTACGACCTTAGTCTTTGGTCCTGGGCGATTTTAAGTTTTGGTGGTGTTTTTTCTATGGAACGGCATCAGCAGTTTCTGTGCCCGCAGCCTGAACTTCTGATCCCTCACGCTGTAAATAATGACATTCCAGCAACTGTTGGTAGCCAAAATCCAGAAGGCGAAAAAGGAAAAGTTGCACCATTTATTCCCCAAAACGTTCCCGACCACAAAGACAGCGATTGGAGTGAACGATACAGTGAAAGCCACAGTTAGAGTCCCGATGGTTTTGGCTGCTTTAATGTCTGAGAATGTGGGTTTGGTCGTGCTTTGGCTGTCACTCTCAGCCAAGTGTTTCCTGCGTCTTGAGTGCTGCCTGATGCTGGAAAGAGAGATGATGTTAATGACCACTGTGCCACCAAGGAGGGTGAAGTCAAATGcagggaagaggaggagaatgtTCCAGGCCTGGCTGGGGAACTTGCCGATTGTGCCCAGAGCGTAGTTACACATCCGACTGCAGGAGTTATACTCCAAAGCGATCTCACTGCTGAAAACTATCGGACACACAGCCAAGAAGAAACTTCCCACCCAGGAGAGGATAATTAGGATTGTGGTCCTTTTACGAGTAATTACTGAGTCCTTGTGCAAAGGCCTGAGCACAGCGATGCTTCGCTCGATCGTCAGAAAGAAAATAGTCGTAATGGAGACCAAAGTGCACCCAGCAAAGATGGGGCCAATGATGTTGCATGGGTGAAAACTCACTGATTGTGAGTTGTACGAGGTCCACTCTGGTGCCGAGTCAGTGACCATGAGATAAACCTCTGCGTAAACGGAAAGCGGGACCACAAATATTCCCACTGCCAGATCAGCCACAGCGAGGGATGCCTTCAGGTATCCCTGTGGTGTGTGGAAGTGTTTGGTTCCCAGAACCACAGCAAGAGTCACCAGATTTCCAAACAAGGTGGCAAAGATCAGCAGCACCATGAAGAGCACCATGAGGATTTTGTTGGCCAGAGTGCAgcagcacacagtgcagtgtgcCTGTTCAGTTCTGTCCAACATGGTCGCCGTGCTGGACTCAATCATTGGATGAACTGATGCTGGACATTCACATCGTGACCTAGAATGAACACATAACAAAAATAGTGTTAGGTGTGAGCTGCTTGTGCTGAAATCAGGgaataaaaaaacccacaaatctGGAGACTAAATATCAACTCAGCATGGCTTCAAAGTGTGTCCACAGTATCTGTTTGTTGGTAAGTAGTTATATTTACAGACCAATTGATTCAAATAACTAAACAGCAGGAAGTAGAAAGCTGAAACCTGTTCAGCCAAACCCTTATAAAAGAGTAACAACAGTAACAACAGTGGAGCAGCCTAATAAAACCAGGAATGGCATTCAGCACAACTTTGGACATAGTAGTACAGAAACTGTatttaaatcaacacaactgcAGCTTATTTGTGGGGCAATGTTGTGCTTTAACTTCTTGGAATTAACCACTGTCCCACATCTTCAAAAGTAAGGAAATGTAAACATATTCACTTCTTGAAGAAGACATCATGTTTGCTGCATTGGGTCTACTTTTTCATGTCAAAGTTTCACTACATCTGGCAAATATATGATGTAACTCCCTGAAACTTGGGCCGTGCACTGAAAATTAGCCTCGTATGTGTTATATTTTTCATGACCAGTACACCACAGTGTCACCACTTACTGTGTTAGCACTGAACCTTTAATTGGGTGAAGTAGAATTAGCCAATGTAGACGTAATTTGTACGAAAAACTTGCCTGGATTATGAGTgtatcatttcatttatttgcagAATATCTGATTTGCATCTCTACTTGGCTTGTTCCCCCTAACTAAATGAACCTAGGAGGAGAATAATGGGTCTTTTAGTATTTAGAGCATCAGCCACACATGGTCCCATCAATTTTACAAATCTGTGTATTCATTGcttaattaataattatttagtcagccaccagATGGCCTAAGGCTGTACCCCTCCCTCCATCACCTGACTCCTGTCTATCATAGTGGTGCCGTGGCTTAGCTGGTTAAAGCGCCTGTCTAGTAAACAGGagatcctgggttcaaatcccagcGGTGCCTTAAGGGCTATTATCTTctaaaaagaactttaaaaaaacaaactcaataTAAATACCAGGCTTGTTATTGATCACACAATAAATATTGCTTTACCCCACCCCAAAAAGAATAATCACTCAATCACTGCCTACTCCTCAAGCTGAAATCACTGACATTTGTTCCTATGGGAGGGACTACCACAATGATTCCCTGATGGCTTACCGTTGCAGCCCACTGATTCTTTCCCCCATGGAATGACACGAAAGTTATAAACAGCTAGCTATTTCTGATTCTGTCTAAAATATGGGCTGATTTTCAAAAGGCATCAAGACAGAACTAGTTCTGCACATACAAGGGCTAGTGGTATCCATGGCACCCCATAGTGCATGCTACATGATAACAGTGTCCACAATTTGTTTCATTGTCAGGAGACTTTTGGTGCATGTTACacccccctcctctctctcccccatTCGTTTTTGTCAGTCAGTGGCAAAATGTCCCAAAAGAAAtatacagggttttttttttttatgcctttgtgctttttaacCTCCACTTGAGCCTTTATCTGCCTGCCAACCTGTTCCTCTCACCTGCCCCTGCTCCTGTAGAGCTACCTCTCAGCTCAAACAGAGA is a window encoding:
- the LOC134636988 gene encoding beta-2 adrenergic receptor, yielding MIESSTATMLDRTEQAHCTVCCCTLANKILMVLFMVLLIFATLFGNLVTLAVVLGTKHFHTPQGYLKASLAVADLAVGIFVVPLSVYAEVYLMVTDSAPEWTSYNSQSVSFHPCNIIGPIFAGCTLVSITTIFFLTIERSIAVLRPLHKDSVITRKRTTILIILSWVGSFFLAVCPIVFSSEIALEYNSCSRMCNYALGTIGKFPSQAWNILLLFPAFDFTLLGGTVVINIISLSSIRQHSRRRKHLAESDSQSTTKPTFSDIKAAKTIGTLTVAFTVSFTPIAVFVVGNVLGNKWCNFSFFAFWILATNSCWNVIIYSVRDQKFRLRAQKLLMPFHRKNTTKT